A portion of the Oscillospiraceae bacterium genome contains these proteins:
- a CDS encoding tRNA-dihydrouridine synthase family protein, with translation MQYYAAPMEGLTDRVWRQAQQKWFGPEGIAHRYYAPFLSPPENRVLIKKKMAELAPAANPGAPVIPQLLAKDGVLAAWMIGELRALGYTEVNLNLGCPSGTVTAKGKGSGMLRDPAVLDAFLDAVFSHAEGPVSVKTRLGVSSPDEFAAILDIYDRYPICELTIHPRVMRQLYRGQADRAAFAEALPRCTMPVCYNGDVTTPEELHALETQFPQLSGIMIGRGFIADPALLRRARGGTGASREELRGYLDDLYHGYTELFGSAGCAVSRMKAHWFYLIHRFAGSEKLEKQLRKVREPWEYEVLVNQIFTLPML, from the coding sequence ATGCAGTATTATGCCGCCCCCATGGAGGGGCTTACCGACCGGGTCTGGCGTCAGGCCCAGCAGAAGTGGTTTGGGCCGGAAGGCATCGCCCACCGCTACTACGCGCCCTTCCTCTCCCCGCCGGAGAACCGGGTGCTCATCAAAAAGAAGATGGCGGAGCTTGCCCCCGCCGCAAACCCCGGTGCACCGGTGATCCCGCAGCTTCTGGCCAAGGACGGCGTGCTGGCTGCCTGGATGATCGGTGAGCTGCGTGCCCTGGGTTACACCGAAGTGAACCTGAACCTCGGCTGCCCCTCCGGCACCGTGACCGCCAAGGGCAAAGGCTCCGGCATGCTGCGGGACCCCGCCGTGCTGGACGCCTTTCTGGATGCGGTGTTCTCCCATGCGGAAGGGCCTGTTTCGGTCAAGACCCGGCTGGGCGTCAGCAGCCCGGACGAGTTTGCCGCCATTCTGGACATCTATGACCGTTACCCCATCTGTGAACTGACCATCCACCCCCGCGTGATGCGGCAGCTGTACCGCGGCCAGGCCGACCGGGCCGCCTTTGCCGAAGCGCTGCCCCGGTGCACCATGCCGGTGTGCTACAACGGCGACGTGACCACACCGGAGGAGCTGCACGCACTGGAAACACAGTTCCCGCAGCTGTCCGGCATCATGATCGGGCGGGGCTTCATCGCAGACCCGGCCCTGCTGCGGCGGGCCCGCGGCGGGACCGGTGCCTCCCGCGAGGAACTGCGGGGCTATCTGGACGACCTGTACCACGGCTACACGGAGCTGTTCGGCAGCGCCGGCTGTGCCGTGAGCCGCATGAAAGCCCACTGGTTCTACCTCATCCACCGCTTTGCCGGGTCGGAAAAGCTGGAAAAACAGCTGCGCAAGGTCCGGGAGCCCTGGGAGTACGAGGTGCTGGTGAACCAGATCTTCACCCTGCCCATGCTCTGA
- a CDS encoding IreB family regulatory phosphoprotein produces the protein MGEATTIFSIHDRKDYEIHEIVQQVYDALKEKGYNPVNQLVGYILSEDPTYITTYKNARALIRKVDRDDLLQAMLRNYLNV, from the coding sequence GTGGGCGAAGCAACTACTATTTTTTCGATCCACGATCGCAAGGACTATGAGATCCACGAGATCGTACAGCAGGTGTACGATGCATTAAAGGAAAAAGGCTACAATCCGGTCAACCAGCTGGTGGGCTATATCCTGTCGGAAGACCCTACCTACATCACGACCTATAAGAACGCCCGCGCGTTGATCCGCAAGGTGGATCGCGATGATCTGCTGCAGGCCATGCTGCGCAATTATCTCAACGTTTGA
- a CDS encoding 4'-phosphopantetheinyl transferase superfamily protein, protein MIFGIGCDVCALDHLEKSLSGPHAAAFVRRVYGPAECTALALDTPLPAGHSGAHRLASAAADFAAKEAFLKAAGTGLREPFALREIEAVRLESGAPAYRFSGATARWVADHGLTAHLSLSHDGGMALAFCILETAPET, encoded by the coding sequence ATGATCTTTGGCATCGGCTGCGACGTCTGCGCCCTCGATCATCTGGAAAAAAGCCTCTCCGGCCCCCATGCCGCCGCCTTTGTGCGGCGGGTGTACGGCCCGGCGGAATGCACAGCGCTGGCGCTGGACACACCCCTGCCCGCCGGGCACAGCGGTGCCCACCGGCTGGCCAGCGCGGCAGCGGATTTTGCCGCCAAGGAGGCGTTCCTGAAAGCGGCAGGCACCGGTCTGCGGGAGCCCTTTGCCCTGCGGGAGATCGAGGCCGTGCGGCTGGAAAGCGGTGCCCCGGCCTACCGGTTCTCCGGGGCCACGGCCCGCTGGGTGGCCGACCACGGCCTGACCGCCCACCTCTCGCTGAGCCACGACGGCGGCATGGCGCTGGCTTTCTGCATTCTGGAGACGGCTCCGGAAACCTGA
- a CDS encoding type II toxin-antitoxin system PemK/MazF family toxin → MEVHRGEVFYADLSPVVGSEQGGVRPVLIVQNEIGNRHSPTVIAAAITSRLDKARLPTHINIRAADTGLAKDSVVLLEQIRTLDKHRLRERAGQITPADQKRVDQALDVSLGLNSY, encoded by the coding sequence ATGGAAGTACACAGAGGAGAAGTATTCTACGCCGACCTGTCGCCGGTGGTCGGCTCCGAGCAAGGCGGCGTGCGCCCGGTGCTGATCGTGCAGAATGAGATCGGCAACCGGCACAGCCCCACCGTGATCGCGGCGGCCATTACATCCCGGCTGGACAAAGCCCGTCTGCCCACCCACATCAACATCCGGGCAGCGGACACCGGCCTTGCCAAGGACAGCGTCGTGCTGCTGGAGCAGATCCGCACGCTGGACAAACACCGCCTGCGGGAACGAGCCGGGCAGATCACCCCCGCCGACCAGAAGCGGGTGGATCAGGCCCTGGACGTCAGCCTGGGGCTGAACTCGTACTGA
- the nifU gene encoding Fe-S cluster assembly scaffold protein NifU, producing MASMYSAKVMEHFANPHNVGEIPDANGVGEVGNPKCGDIMRMYLKIENNVIVDVKFLTFGCGAAIATSSMATDLIKGKTIDEALKLTNKAVVEALEGLPPIKVHCSVLAEQAVKAALSDYYRRQGIDPEPIVGKLEEDCDHCESCGN from the coding sequence ATGGCAAGCATGTACAGTGCAAAGGTCATGGAGCATTTCGCAAATCCGCACAATGTGGGTGAGATCCCCGACGCAAACGGTGTGGGTGAAGTCGGCAACCCCAAGTGCGGCGATATCATGCGCATGTACCTGAAGATCGAGAACAACGTGATCGTGGACGTCAAGTTCCTCACCTTCGGCTGCGGCGCAGCCATCGCGACCAGCAGTATGGCCACCGACCTGATCAAGGGCAAGACCATCGACGAGGCCCTGAAGCTGACCAACAAGGCCGTGGTCGAGGCTCTGGAAGGTCTGCCTCCCATCAAGGTGCACTGCTCGGTCCTGGCAGAGCAGGCTGTCAAGGCTGCCCTGTCTGACTACTACCGCCGTCAGGGCATTGATCCGGAACCCATCGTGGGCAAGCTGGAAGAGGACTGCGACCACTGCGAGAGCTGCGGCAACTGA
- a CDS encoding cysteine desulfurase, translated as MENMEKVVYLDNAATTACAPEALEMMVKALSGACGNPSSHYSVGYEAKELVDTGRAQVAKAINAAPAEIFFTSCGSEADNWAVKGTAFTKARQNKKHLITSAFEHHAIMHSMAALERMGFEVTYIKPTTEGYIRPEDVEAAIRPDTALISIMMANNEIGTIQPIKEIAAIAHKHGVWMHTDAVQAVGAIPVDVKDLGVDMLSMSAHKFNGPKGMGALYCRKGVWPQNLIDGGSQEARHRAGTENVAGIAAMGKALEIATTHLDERMAHETELRDYVIDRVLKNIPEARLNGGTEHRLPNNVNISFPGLEGETILLDLDMHGICASTGSACNSDSLDPSHVLLSIGVPEEIGHGSMRFTFGPQNTMEEAKYLCDVLEEVIPRRRAMSCMWLQGQNTARHFSLKGEQ; from the coding sequence ATGGAAAACATGGAAAAAGTGGTTTATCTGGACAATGCCGCTACCACGGCCTGCGCTCCGGAAGCGCTGGAAATGATGGTCAAGGCCCTGAGCGGTGCCTGCGGCAACCCCAGCAGCCATTACAGTGTGGGTTATGAGGCCAAGGAGCTCGTGGACACCGGCCGTGCCCAGGTGGCAAAGGCCATCAACGCGGCTCCGGCCGAGATCTTCTTCACCAGCTGCGGCTCGGAGGCCGACAACTGGGCTGTGAAGGGCACCGCCTTTACCAAGGCCCGCCAGAACAAGAAGCACCTGATCACCAGTGCCTTTGAGCACCACGCCATCATGCACAGCATGGCTGCGCTGGAGCGCATGGGCTTTGAGGTCACCTATATCAAGCCCACCACCGAGGGCTACATCCGCCCCGAGGACGTGGAGGCTGCCATCCGCCCCGACACGGCCCTCATCAGCATCATGATGGCCAACAACGAGATCGGCACCATCCAGCCCATCAAGGAGATCGCCGCCATTGCCCACAAGCATGGCGTGTGGATGCACACCGACGCCGTGCAGGCCGTGGGTGCCATCCCGGTGGATGTGAAGGATTTGGGCGTGGATATGCTGTCCATGAGTGCCCACAAGTTCAACGGCCCCAAGGGCATGGGTGCCCTGTACTGCCGTAAGGGCGTGTGGCCCCAGAACCTGATCGACGGCGGCAGCCAGGAGGCCCGCCACCGCGCAGGCACCGAGAATGTGGCCGGCATCGCCGCCATGGGCAAGGCCCTGGAGATCGCCACCACCCATCTGGACGAGCGCATGGCCCACGAGACCGAGCTGCGGGACTACGTCATCGACCGCGTGCTGAAGAACATCCCCGAAGCACGCCTGAATGGCGGCACGGAGCATCGCCTGCCCAACAATGTCAACATCAGCTTCCCGGGCCTGGAGGGTGAGACCATCCTGCTGGATCTGGATATGCACGGCATCTGCGCCTCCACCGGCTCGGCCTGCAACTCCGACAGCCTGGATCCCAGCCATGTTCTGCTGAGCATTGGCGTGCCCGAAGAGATCGGTCATGGTTCCATGCGGTTCACCTTTGGCCCGCAGAACACCATGGAAGAAGCAAAATATCTGTGTGACGTGCTGGAGGAGGTCATCCCCCGCCGCCGCGCTATGAGTTGTATGTGGCTGCAGGGCCAGAACACGGCCCGTCATTTCAGCCTGAAGGGAGAACAGTAA
- a CDS encoding rhodanese-like domain-containing protein has translation MTEKINPADAIRLLDAHEAVAVDVREPDEYAVGHIPGAKLLPLGQVLTRAAEVLPDKNAVGLVYCRTGRRSADAVQKLESLGYTNLRDLGGILSWPYEIEGDFEGHF, from the coding sequence ATGACTGAGAAGATCAACCCTGCCGACGCCATCCGTCTGCTGGATGCCCACGAGGCCGTGGCAGTGGATGTGCGGGAGCCGGACGAGTATGCCGTGGGACACATCCCGGGCGCAAAGCTGCTGCCGCTGGGTCAGGTGCTGACCCGCGCAGCGGAAGTGCTGCCGGACAAGAACGCCGTGGGGCTGGTGTACTGCCGCACCGGCCGCCGCAGCGCCGACGCGGTGCAGAAGCTGGAGAGCCTGGGCTATACCAATCTGCGGGACCTGGGCGGCATCCTGAGCTGGCCCTATGAGATCGAGGGCGACTTTGAGGGGCATTTCTAA
- a CDS encoding Rrf2 family transcriptional regulator codes for MKFSTKSRYALRLMAELARYAPGTTVSLKEISERQNLSLKYLEQIVTPLARVGLVKSERGSQGGYRLTKAPADYTAGEILRAIEGSVAPIPCLGSQTNECPMSDQCFTLPFWAGLDEVINQYIDSVTLEQLASQLPAVAAGKSEGCCSCGTKNEK; via the coding sequence ATGAAATTTTCCACCAAGAGCCGCTATGCCCTGCGCCTGATGGCCGAGCTTGCCCGCTACGCACCGGGCACCACCGTCTCACTCAAGGAAATCAGTGAGCGGCAGAACCTCAGCCTGAAATATCTGGAACAGATCGTCACCCCGCTGGCACGGGTGGGGCTGGTCAAGAGCGAGCGCGGCAGTCAGGGCGGCTACCGCCTGACCAAGGCTCCCGCCGACTACACCGCCGGTGAGATCCTGCGGGCCATTGAGGGCAGCGTGGCCCCCATCCCCTGCCTGGGCAGCCAGACCAACGAGTGCCCCATGTCGGATCAGTGCTTCACCCTGCCCTTCTGGGCCGGGCTGGACGAGGTGATCAACCAGTACATCGACAGCGTGACGCTGGAGCAGCTGGCCAGCCAGCTGCCCGCCGTGGCCGCCGGAAAAAGCGAAGGCTGCTGCAGCTGCGGCACGAAAAATGAAAAATAA
- a CDS encoding iron-containing alcohol dehydrogenase, which yields MARFTLPRDLYHGKGALEALKSFTGKKAMICVGGGSMKRFGFLDRAVAYLKEAGMEVELFEGIEPDPSVETVMRGAEAMLKFEPDWIIAMGGGSPIDAAKAMWIKYEYPDITFEEMCKVFGIPPLRRKAHFCAISSTSGTATEVTAFSIITDYQKGIKYPIADFEITPDVAIVDPDLAETMPKKLVAHTGMDAMTHAIEAYVSTAHCDYTDPLAIFAIRMIQGDLVDSYNGDMSKRDSMHNAQCLAGMAFSNALLGIVHSMAHKTGAAFADYGAHIIHGAANAMYLPKVIAFNAKDPEAKKRYGVIADEMKLGGTTDDEKVKLLIEHLRGMNDALNIPHCIQHYGPDSYPAEQGFVPENVFLERLPEIAKNAIADACTGSNPRQPSQEEMEKLLKCCYYDTDVDF from the coding sequence ATGGCTCGTTTTACTCTTCCCCGTGATCTGTACCACGGCAAGGGCGCTCTGGAAGCGCTGAAATCCTTCACCGGCAAGAAAGCCATGATCTGTGTGGGCGGCGGCTCCATGAAGCGGTTCGGCTTCCTGGACCGTGCCGTGGCTTACCTGAAAGAAGCCGGCATGGAAGTGGAACTGTTTGAGGGCATCGAGCCCGATCCCTCTGTGGAGACGGTCATGCGCGGTGCCGAAGCCATGCTGAAGTTTGAGCCCGACTGGATCATCGCCATGGGCGGCGGCTCCCCCATCGACGCCGCCAAGGCCATGTGGATCAAGTACGAGTACCCCGACATCACCTTTGAGGAGATGTGCAAGGTGTTCGGCATCCCGCCGCTGCGCCGCAAGGCTCACTTCTGCGCCATTTCTTCCACCTCCGGCACTGCCACCGAGGTGACCGCCTTCTCCATCATCACCGATTACCAGAAGGGCATCAAGTACCCCATCGCCGACTTCGAGATCACCCCGGACGTGGCCATCGTGGACCCCGACCTGGCCGAGACCATGCCCAAGAAGCTGGTGGCCCACACCGGTATGGACGCCATGACCCACGCCATTGAGGCCTATGTGTCCACCGCCCACTGTGACTACACCGACCCGCTGGCCATCTTTGCCATCCGCATGATCCAAGGCGACCTGGTGGACAGCTACAACGGCGATATGTCCAAGCGTGACTCCATGCACAACGCCCAGTGCCTGGCCGGTATGGCCTTCTCCAACGCACTGCTGGGCATCGTGCACTCCATGGCCCATAAGACCGGCGCCGCCTTTGCGGACTACGGTGCCCACATCATTCACGGCGCAGCCAACGCCATGTACCTGCCCAAGGTCATCGCCTTCAACGCCAAGGACCCCGAGGCCAAGAAGCGCTACGGCGTCATCGCCGACGAGATGAAGCTGGGCGGCACCACCGATGACGAGAAGGTCAAGCTGCTCATCGAGCATCTGCGCGGCATGAACGACGCGCTGAACATCCCCCACTGCATCCAGCACTACGGCCCGGACTCTTACCCCGCCGAGCAGGGCTTTGTGCCGGAGAACGTGTTCCTGGAGCGTCTGCCGGAGATCGCCAAGAACGCCATTGCCGATGCCTGCACCGGCTCCAACCCCCGTCAGCCCAGCCAGGAAGAAATGGAAAAGCTGCTCAAGTGCTGCTACTACGACACCGACGTGGATTTCTGA
- a CDS encoding GntR family transcriptional regulator, producing MSARNARDLAYHTVRSRIITMELKPGDPLNDRELAEELGISRTPMREALILLNNAHMVAIKPQSGTHVAPIDLHLMELEQFSRYTLEKEILTRMCGRLTPEQEAGYRQLIEAYRVLEASPEEPDREMRLLELDNAFHRRAFELCGMEHHFDHMLASLQHVERIRKFSLQTNENKAVCAAHTRILDAMVQNDTQELSRALESHLSRYKQTVEEVQRLHPDYFTDGLEP from the coding sequence ATGTCCGCACGCAACGCGCGGGATCTGGCGTATCACACGGTGCGCAGCCGCATCATCACCATGGAGCTCAAGCCCGGCGACCCGCTGAACGACCGGGAGCTGGCCGAGGAGCTGGGCATCAGCCGCACCCCCATGCGGGAAGCGCTGATCCTGCTGAACAATGCGCATATGGTGGCCATCAAGCCCCAGAGCGGCACCCATGTGGCACCCATCGACCTGCATCTGATGGAGCTGGAACAGTTTTCACGCTACACGCTGGAAAAGGAGATCCTGACCCGGATGTGCGGCCGCCTGACCCCGGAGCAGGAGGCGGGCTACCGCCAGCTCATCGAGGCCTACCGGGTGCTGGAGGCCTCCCCGGAGGAGCCTGACCGCGAGATGCGGCTGCTGGAGCTGGACAATGCATTCCACCGCCGCGCCTTTGAGCTGTGCGGCATGGAGCACCATTTTGACCACATGCTGGCCAGCCTGCAGCATGTGGAGCGCATCCGCAAGTTCAGCCTGCAGACCAACGAGAACAAGGCCGTATGCGCGGCCCATACCCGCATCCTGGATGCCATGGTGCAGAACGATACCCAGGAGCTGAGCCGTGCGCTGGAAAGCCACCTGAGCCGCTACAAGCAGACGGTGGAGGAGGTCCAGCGCCTGCATCCGGATTACTTTACCGACGGCCTGGAGCCGTGA
- a CDS encoding phosphatase PAP2 family protein yields MNLSQLRSRCKPHLWFQLYWVVYLVWFFWLDLTIKDPKYTIHSPLDDSIPFNEWFVFPYCSWFLLLAGVTALLWWYDTASYDKLCLSMFAGMTFCLIVYMVLPNGLDIRPTAEAVGRSNIAMRILQLLWSADASVNVCPSIHCQSSACMALAFSSSTLTEKRPGLKVLAWVWAALICASTVFTKQHSIVDVVCGLAVAFVWVPVLYRPHRKNS; encoded by the coding sequence ATGAATCTGTCCCAATTGCGCAGCCGCTGCAAACCGCACCTGTGGTTCCAGCTGTACTGGGTGGTCTACCTCGTCTGGTTCTTCTGGCTGGACCTTACGATCAAAGACCCGAAATACACCATCCACAGCCCGCTGGATGACAGCATCCCCTTCAACGAGTGGTTCGTGTTCCCCTATTGCAGCTGGTTTTTGCTGCTGGCGGGGGTCACGGCGCTGCTGTGGTGGTACGACACCGCCAGCTACGACAAGCTCTGCCTGAGCATGTTTGCGGGCATGACCTTCTGTCTGATCGTTTACATGGTGCTGCCCAACGGCCTGGACATCCGTCCCACAGCAGAAGCAGTCGGGCGCAGCAACATTGCCATGCGCATCCTGCAGCTGCTGTGGAGCGCGGACGCCTCGGTCAACGTCTGCCCGTCCATCCACTGCCAGAGCTCGGCCTGCATGGCGCTGGCCTTCAGCAGCAGCACCCTCACCGAGAAGCGCCCGGGCCTGAAGGTGCTGGCCTGGGTGTGGGCCGCGCTCATCTGTGCGTCCACGGTGTTCACCAAGCAGCACTCCATCGTGGATGTGGTGTGCGGCCTTGCCGTGGCCTTTGTCTGGGTGCCGGTGCTGTACCGTCCGCACAGGAAAAACAGTTGA
- a CDS encoding Cof-type HAD-IIB family hydrolase has product MSQTFPPVRLAALDLDGTLLNHEGQVTPRTRAALQAASDRGVVIVPTTGRPLGNLPPVVAQLPGVRYAITSNGAAVWDLGSDPLGAVYSRYANAAERQTSEPTCLLRRLMPVETARAAFDLFMEYPGGMGVFWNGYSVKDQASVDFAAARWARLHSTEARQPNDGRFLVVRDLGEWMSRHAHEVEKQCLFFAEQDQVPQALARFRAMPGVEVVQGSPENIEVTAAGVDKGEALLTLADRLGIPRAQTLAVGDSENDRAMLEKAGVAAVMANGMPQIKALADLVTTADCDHDGVAEVFKTLGL; this is encoded by the coding sequence ATGTCGCAAACGTTTCCCCCTGTACGCCTTGCCGCCCTGGACCTGGACGGCACCCTGCTGAACCACGAAGGGCAGGTCACGCCCCGTACCCGGGCCGCCCTGCAGGCCGCCTCCGACCGGGGCGTGGTCATCGTGCCCACCACCGGCCGCCCGCTGGGCAACCTGCCTCCGGTGGTGGCGCAGCTGCCCGGCGTGCGGTATGCCATCACCTCCAACGGTGCTGCCGTATGGGACCTGGGCAGCGACCCGCTGGGTGCTGTCTACAGCCGGTACGCCAATGCGGCCGAGCGCCAGACCAGTGAGCCCACCTGTCTGCTGCGCCGCCTGATGCCGGTGGAGACTGCCCGGGCCGCCTTTGACCTGTTCATGGAATACCCCGGCGGCATGGGCGTGTTCTGGAACGGCTATTCGGTCAAGGACCAGGCCAGTGTGGACTTTGCCGCCGCCCGCTGGGCGCGCCTGCACTCCACCGAGGCCCGCCAGCCCAACGACGGACGCTTCCTTGTGGTGCGTGACCTGGGCGAGTGGATGAGCCGCCACGCCCACGAGGTGGAAAAGCAGTGTCTGTTCTTTGCCGAGCAGGACCAGGTGCCGCAGGCGCTGGCCCGCTTCCGTGCCATGCCGGGCGTGGAAGTGGTGCAGGGCTCCCCGGAAAACATCGAGGTGACTGCCGCCGGTGTGGACAAGGGCGAGGCTCTGCTGACCCTGGCCGACCGGCTGGGCATCCCCCGCGCACAGACGCTGGCCGTGGGCGACAGCGAAAACGACCGTGCCATGCTGGAAAAGGCCGGTGTGGCCGCCGTAATGGCCAACGGCATGCCCCAGATCAAGGCCCTTGCGGACCTTGTGACCACGGCCGACTGCGACCACGACGGCGTGGCCGAGGTGTTTAAGACCCTGGGCCTGTGA
- the eda gene encoding bifunctional 4-hydroxy-2-oxoglutarate aldolase/2-dehydro-3-deoxy-phosphogluconate aldolase, whose product MNPIVEKVYQIGIIPVIAFNSVDEALPLCKALAEGGLPAAEVTFRTACAEECIRKIHEEMPEMLLGAGTVLTTEQADRAMAAGASFIVAPGFDPEVCKHVIDKGGIMMPGTCSAGEMQQAMNLGCEALKFFPAEANGGVGMLKNIGAALKSARWMCTGGVNAKNVNDYLGYDQIFAVGGTWMCKSDVIKAGDWAKITAQSKEAVDTMLGLKLMHVGINTGNEEEAMKVANLIGSLLNMKVAPGNSSIFVGSKEFEIMKKPGRGTHGHIAIGCNNVDRAIYHLSQRGVKFDLDSKVVKNGKTIACYFADEIAGFAFHLVQA is encoded by the coding sequence ATGAATCCCATCGTAGAAAAGGTCTATCAGATCGGCATTATCCCTGTTATCGCTTTCAACAGCGTTGATGAGGCCCTGCCCCTGTGCAAGGCTCTGGCTGAGGGCGGCCTGCCCGCAGCTGAGGTCACCTTCCGCACTGCATGTGCTGAGGAGTGCATCCGCAAGATCCACGAAGAGATGCCCGAAATGCTGCTGGGTGCCGGCACCGTGCTGACCACCGAGCAGGCTGACCGCGCTATGGCTGCCGGTGCATCCTTCATCGTTGCCCCCGGCTTTGACCCCGAGGTCTGCAAGCACGTCATCGACAAGGGCGGCATCATGATGCCCGGCACCTGCTCCGCAGGCGAGATGCAGCAGGCTATGAACCTGGGCTGCGAGGCCCTGAAGTTCTTCCCCGCTGAGGCAAACGGCGGCGTGGGCATGCTGAAGAACATCGGCGCTGCTCTGAAGAGCGCTCGCTGGATGTGCACCGGCGGCGTCAACGCCAAGAACGTCAACGACTACCTGGGCTACGACCAGATCTTCGCTGTCGGCGGCACCTGGATGTGCAAGAGCGATGTGATCAAGGCCGGCGACTGGGCAAAGATCACTGCTCAGAGCAAGGAAGCTGTTGACACCATGCTGGGCCTGAAGCTCATGCACGTGGGCATCAACACCGGCAACGAGGAAGAGGCCATGAAGGTGGCCAACCTGATCGGCAGCCTGCTGAACATGAAGGTCGCTCCCGGCAACTCCAGCATCTTTGTTGGCAGCAAGGAGTTCGAGATCATGAAGAAGCCCGGCCGCGGCACCCATGGCCACATCGCCATCGGCTGCAACAACGTGGACCGTGCTATCTACCACCTGTCTCAGCGTGGCGTGAAGTTCGATCTGGACAGCAAGGTCGTGAAGAACGGCAAGACCATCGCCTGCTACTTTGCAGACGAGATCGCCGGCTTTGCCTTCCACCTGGTCCAGGCCTAA
- a CDS encoding sugar kinase encodes MRVVTFGELMVRLQPFNYERFVQANSLEFTFGGGEANVAVSLANYGLDAAFVTKLPAHAIGQAAVNSLRRYGVDTSMITRGGDRVGIYYNEKGASQRGSVCIYDRANSAIQLAQPSDFDWDKIFEGVDWFHFTGITPALGENVVEICRQACKAAKAHGVKISCDLNYRGKLWTREQARAAMTDLCQYVDVCISNEEDAKDVFGIEAEATDIYGGKLNAEGYKSVAKQLADKFHFEKVAITLRESHSAFDNGWSAMLYDVASNEYCFSKKYDLHIIDRVGGGDSFGGGLIYSLLTGKSTQEAVEFAVAASALKHSIEGDYNMMTVSEVEKLAGGDGSGRIQR; translated from the coding sequence ATGAGAGTTGTTACTTTTGGCGAACTGATGGTCCGTCTGCAGCCCTTCAACTATGAGCGTTTCGTTCAGGCTAACAGCCTGGAGTTCACCTTCGGCGGCGGCGAGGCCAACGTTGCTGTCTCTCTGGCAAACTACGGCCTGGACGCAGCTTTCGTCACCAAGCTGCCCGCTCACGCCATCGGTCAGGCCGCTGTCAACAGCCTGCGCCGCTACGGCGTTGATACCAGCATGATCACCCGTGGCGGTGACCGTGTGGGCATCTACTACAACGAGAAGGGCGCTTCTCAGCGTGGTTCCGTCTGCATCTACGACCGCGCCAACAGCGCCATCCAGCTGGCTCAGCCCTCCGACTTCGATTGGGACAAGATCTTCGAGGGCGTGGACTGGTTCCACTTCACCGGCATCACCCCGGCTCTGGGCGAGAACGTTGTTGAGATCTGCCGCCAGGCTTGCAAGGCTGCTAAGGCTCACGGCGTGAAGATCAGCTGCGACCTGAACTACCGCGGCAAGCTGTGGACCCGCGAGCAGGCTCGTGCCGCTATGACCGACCTGTGCCAGTACGTGGACGTCTGCATCTCCAACGAGGAGGATGCTAAGGACGTGTTCGGCATCGAGGCTGAGGCTACCGACATCTACGGCGGCAAGCTGAACGCTGAGGGCTACAAGAGCGTGGCTAAGCAGCTGGCTGACAAGTTCCACTTCGAGAAGGTTGCTATCACCCTGCGTGAGAGCCACAGTGCTTTCGACAACGGCTGGAGCGCAATGCTGTACGACGTTGCTTCCAATGAGTACTGCTTCTCCAAGAAGTACGACCTGCACATCATCGATCGTGTGGGCGGCGGCGACTCCTTCGGCGGCGGCCTGATCTACAGCCTGCTGACCGGCAAGAGCACCCAGGAGGCTGTTGAGTTCGCTGTGGCTGCTTCTGCTCTGAAGCACTCCATCGAGGGCGACTACAACATGATGACCGTGTCCGAGGTCGAGAAGCTGGCTGGCGGCGACGGTTCCGGCCGCATCCAGCGCTAA